In Colletes latitarsis isolate SP2378_abdomen chromosome 12, iyColLati1, whole genome shotgun sequence, the sequence CCGTGTCGAGTGCCTTCTGGGGGTCCAGCTGAGCTAGAACCACCTGTCCAGGTCTCGTTCACCCCCCAAGAGCAATGGCCCCCCTGGAGTCTTGATGTTTGGTGGGATGGTGGAATGTTTGGCTAGGATTCCAAACTGTTCTCGAATGAGGATGCTGCTATTGCGGTGGTGTGCATTCATTTGGACGAGCATTATTCTTTCCAATATCTTGCCTAGCTGGCTCAGCTAGCTGACTGGGCCTGGAATTACTTGGATTTGTTGGGTTTGGGAAGAGGGATGACTGTCTGAAGATGTGTATCTTCCCAGTTTTGAAGAGCAAAACGTTTCGATGTGTCATCGAAATCGAGCAGTCCCACTTGTTGATTCGCGGGACGAGCGGACCGCCGTCGTCGAACGAGAGATTTTATTCATGAGAGGGAAGGTATCTCGTATTCTGAGCACCATCCACGGCTAGCACTATATATTTTATGGTGAATTCGTGGCTGGACTCGCAGCCACGCTGACGTAACTAAGTGTTCGTCATACTCCTGTATCTGACGGTTGCTATTATCAATGTCCAGCCAGACGTTGATTTAGGGCCGCGAGTTCAAACGATCAGGCGATCCACGGGCGACTGGCGCCACTGGAGCACTATATTTGCAAACAACGGTCGATATGGAGACCCAAACGAAGCATTTGCAGCATTACATGCTCAAAAAAGGGAAGAATTCAAAGGACGAGTGCTGCTACGACTAATTGGGACCTTCTGAAATTGGTTTGGGGAATTTAGAGGTTGGCAATTGAGAGTTGGAAGACCATAGTAATGTTTTGGCGCTGCTTCCTgcgctcgccgccagagggctcgcgctctcacaagcgctcgacccctCTGTTGGTATATATACGCTCCTCGAATGTTCCAGTCTGCTAGGAAGCCTCACCAGCGCCCCCTACGTtgcttcccatgctcgccaccagagggctcgcgctctcacaagcgcctcGACCCTTTTcttgctatatacagggtgtttgaccacccctgggaaaagttttaatacagaattctagaggcgaaataaatttgttgatggaggcttggaAAAACTATTCACAATTAAGTTCGTGAATTTTAAATtgtcctggaaaaattgttttaggtttcgggggtcaattacaatcatttttggtgaacacacatgtcttcgaaatcctatgcattttcgagaaaaaaattcgagaatctgacatttttccacgaaattaaaaaatttcaaatcgtactaaaaaaaatatatttagttagaggggacaattgcaagtatttttggtcgatagacgtaACCTCGAATtcgtaaccactttcgagaaaaaaattcgagaaagtagtgaaattttcagacgaaattgaaaaatttcaaatcgtcctaaaaaaaatatatttaattagaggggtcaattacaattatttttggtcattacacatacccccgaaatcctatgcattttcgagaaaaaaaatcgagaaagtagtgaaattttcagacgaaattgaaaaattacaaattgttctaaaaaaaatatattttgttggaggggtcaattacaagtatttttggtcattacacatacccccgaaatcctatgcattttcgagaaaaaaaatcgagaaagtagtaaaattttcagacgaaattgaaaaatttcaaatcatactaaaaaaaatatatttaattagaatggtgaattacaattatttttggtcattacacatacccccgaaatcctacccactttcgagaaaaaaaatcgagaaagtagtaaaattttcagacgaaatcaaaaaatttcaaaccgttctaaaaaaaatatatttaattagaggggtcaattacaataatttttggtcattacacataccctcgaaatcctatgcatttacgagaaaaaaaatcgagaagttactaaaatttttcagacgaaatcaaaaattttcaaatcatactaaaaaaattatatttaattgaagggatcaattacaataatttttggtcattagacatacccccgaaatcctacccactttcaagaaaaaaaatcgagaagttactaaaatttttcagacgaaatcaaaaattttcaaatcatactaaaaaaattatatttaattgaaaggatcaattacaataatttttggtcattacacatgcccccgaaatcctacccactttcaagaaaaaaaatcgcaaagttactaaaatttttcagacgaaatcaaaaattttcaaatcacactaaaaaaaatatattcagttagaggggtcaattacaacaatttttggtcattacacatacccccgaaatcctacccactttcgagaaaaaaattcctttccactCTCTTCACTCTTTCAACCCTTGTTTCATATAAAATTACAGTGATAAGGGTTGAGGGTTGAAACAAAGCCCCACTAGAATGGCTCAAATACTCGATGACTTCACTCATGGAGGAAAAAACATAAAGAAAGCGGGGAAAAAGAGGAATAAAAAGGTTTCTGATGGTTTTGGGCGTTCGTGTCACGTGCCACGTGACTGGCGGCGCGGTAGATCTGCGCGGCGCGCCGTTGCATGAAGATCGCGATGGCGGCTGCCTTTGAGCGCCCCGCCTGCCATATTTCAGCTCGCAGGGACACGGAATGCCTGCCAATTCGCCAGCGTCGCGAAAACTGGCaatctttttaaatattctgtcGAAAGATGGCGCCACTTTCGAGTCTCTCGATCATTTCAAACGCATTCTAATCACCTTAAAATATCTATGAACAGTTCATACGACCCTCATTCAAGTTCCAAAagagtaaatatttatttattccacTATTAATAAATCAAAGattcgaaataaaattgaagagtacttagaaactttaattaattttctaaaatGATACTTGGAAATTAATTAACTTTAGAATATCATATTTATGGTGGTTCATTTTCgagattaataaaatatattcagaGTCTGATTgtcaaataatttataaattaatagtGATAATTCCTTTTTCAAAATTCTAGagtttgtctaggttaggtttaacCATTTTTTCGAATAATTCAAAGTAACAGAGCAGTGgataaaatttagaaaatttagaAAATGGAATTCTGGAGTTTGTGGGTTGTTTGACCACCCAAAATGGCTGCCAAGCTGCTTTATTAATAGTGTAAATTTAGTTTATTTTGGTTTTTTGAGTTTTGAAGGGAGAAATGGAGGCTCTGTGGAGAGTTGAATTGTGTAAAATGGGTTTTAACGAGGTTTGAGAAGCAGGGTTGCTGTGATACAGAGAATTTTTATTATCGTTTTTGTTACATGGCCATGGTTCGAAAGGGGGCCGAAAGTTATGGTCGGAATTGGGTGTGTGAGGATCGTGCGGTTGTCCTCAGAGTGGAATTTTCATCGTTTCCGAGATTTCAGTAGGTATCTCGCGACGCCCATGTCCAGAtacctgaaacaaattttatttaataacagAACAATAGAACAGACCTTGGAACAAAATTTTAGGTTagtagtaatatacagggtgtccagatACACCTAGGAAAAATTCTAGAGGGTAAAATGAGAGGAAAAtcgaggatactaatttgttgatgggaggcttcgttaaaaagttattgagaattgaattgaaaaatttcgaatcgttttggaaaaattatttttggttaaggGGGTTTATTAGAATCGTTTTTGGTGGACGCCCATGTCCAGATACCTGaaacgaattttatttaataacagAACAATAGAACAGACCTTGGAACAAAATTTTAGGTTagtagtaatatacagggtgtccagatACACCTGGGGAAAATTTCTAGAGGGTAaaaagttaaaaagttattgagaattgaattgaaaaatttctgatcgttttggaaaaattatttttggttaaggGGGTtatttagaatcatttttggtgaagagatgtaacctcgaaatcctacgcgttttcgagaaaaaaattctttagtgAAAATTTAATGTCTGATCGTGaaggaatgattcccctgaaatttcatgtgtttcgaatcgttctggaaaaattatttttagttgcaggagtcaattataagtatttttggtgaatagagatacccctgaaattctaccccctttcgagaaaaaaattcgagaaggtacagaaatttttagacgaaattaaaaaatttcgaatcgttttaaaaaaaatacttgtagctaggggggtcgattactagcatttttggtcattatacatacccccgaaatcttacgcattttcgagaaaaaaattcctaaatgaaaatctAATTCGAGACTAAAAATGGCTCCCTGGGAATTTcaatcgaatctttaaaatgccataacttctgaacggattggacgattttaattttcaaacacgcaaacgacgcgtatttagatgaagaatttatagaaattgcaaaaatatccgaaaagttgtgtCTTGACCCcttaaaatgcgaaaaacccctATAAATGTGGTgcacttttcaaacagccataattcctacaatagtgaatatatttgaatgaaacttttttctaaagtagagcttatgggtacctacaaaaaagtattagacaaatagtctgtagggcgtcaaataaaattatgaaaaatgaaaaactaatttttaaggagaATTAAAGGGGATGGACtgtctaaatttctcggcgaaattaaaaaatttcaaatcatattaaaaaaattatatttagttacaggggtcaaatacaattatttttggtcattatacatacccctgaaattcaaccccctttcaagaaaaaaattcgagaaggtgtgaagtttttagacgaaattaaaaaatttcgaatcgttttaaaaaaaatatttttagctaggaggatcaaatataaatatttttggtcattatacatatccccgaaatcctacgcattttcgagaaaaaaattctttaccgaaaatctaatgtaatgCTCCCCTGATATTTCatccgaatctttaaaatgtcataacttctcaacggattggacgattttaatgtttaaaaaagcaaacgacgcgtattttaatgtagaatatattgaaattgtaaaaatgttcgaaaagttgctccttgaccccctaaaatgagaaaaacccccataaaaatggtccaattttcaagcagccataactcctataatagtgaatatatttgaatgaaacttttttctaaagtagagcttatgggtacctacaaaaaagtattagacaaatagtctgtagggcgtcaaataaaattatgaaaaatgaaaaactaatttttaaggagaATTTAAAGGGGATGGACTGTCTAAATttctcggtgaaattaaaaaatttcaaatcatattaaaaaaattatatttagttacaggggtcaaatacaattatttttggtcattatacataccactGAAAttctaccccctttcgagaaaaaaattcaagaaggtgtgaaatttttagacgaaattaaaaattttcaaatcgttttaaaaaaaatatttttagctagggggatcaaatacaattatttttggtcattatacatatccccgaaatcctactcactttcgaggaaaaaattcatttttgttggaactttaaacattaataactttttaacgaagcctcaatcaacaaattaatattcttgattttcgtcttattttggcctctagaatccctcattaaaattattcccagggATTTCTTTCACTCAATTCTAAAtttcataatttattaacaaaataatattaatatgccTTTATCACACTTCATAAATATCtcaaaatttacaaatatttaaatcaccaattattttaaaattcagTACAATAAAGTCACTCATTAttgattaatataataatattaatcaaTAATGAGCAAAATTCTCATTTAAATccaaattttaaataacaaataCTCAATAAAGATACTTCTTTATCCTTTTCCaattgattaaaaattgaaactaaaattatagattaaaattatgaaatattttACGTTTCATAATTCAATTTTACAATTTCTTATCAATAATTGTCATTGCAAAATTCGTTAATCAAATAAAACTGTATAAAATTGGCTCACCTGTTTTGCAGAGTTGTAATTTCACGTTTCTTTTGCCTTTTTTCCAAAGTAATTCGACTGCCATCGCTTGAGACGAACCTGGACGCGATTGCTGTCGATTTTTCAGGTGGGCCAGTCGTGCCTGAGGGTATGTTTGTCAATCTTTTGCCCTGACGGTTTTCCTTGGACTTTCTTCTGACGTTCAGATCCGACGAGACCACGATCTCGTCAAAAGTTTGTCCGAAAAcggctgaaaagtaccaaaaaaaaataaaatcaaacGAAACTTGAGTTTTATTTGAGAAATCAAATTAAAGGAAGcttgatttttatttaaaaaataaaattctgattctctgttaattttaattgatgacaaactgtttattatgtataattttgtttaaaattttttttaattttccataGACAATATTTATGTGATTAATttcttcaaaattttttaaatttaatttttgagaataaaacaattttttttatagagggtgttcagttaaccctgggaaaaatttgaatagaggattctagaggccaaaataagacgaaaatcaagaataccaatttgttgatggagacttcgttaaaaagttattaacaattaagttcaaaaatttcaaatcgttctggaaaaattattttcgattgcaggggtcaattacaattatttttggtcattagacataccctcgaaatcctaaccattttcgagaaaaaaattctagaaagtattgaaatttttagacgaaattaaaaaatttcgaatcatactaaaaaaattatatttagttggaggggtcaattacaagtatttttggtcattagacgtaccctcgaaatcgtagccattttcgagaaaaaaattgtttaccgagaatctaatgtgaggcccaaaatggttccccgaaatttcattaaaaaatctttgaaacgtcataactcccgaacggattggacgattttaatgtttaaaaaggcaaacgatgcgtattttagtgtagaatatgtagaaattttaaaaatattcaaaaagtttatgcttgaccccgtaaaatacgaaaaaccccataaaaatggtccaattttcaaacagccataattcctataatagtgaatatatttcaatgaaacttttttctaaaatagagctcataggcacctacgaaaaagtattagacaaattttctgtaggacgtcaaataaaattatcaaaaataaaaaactgagttttaagaaaaatcgacagggggtaggtgcctcaatttttcgacgaaaaaaaaaatttcaaatcattatggaaaaattattttcagttgtaggggtcaattacaattatttttggtcattagacataccctcgaaatcctaaccattttcgagaaaaaaattctagaaagtactgaaatttttagacgaaattaaaaaattttgaatcatactgaaaaaattatatttaattggagggggtaattacaattatttttggtcattacatataccctcgaaatcctaaccactttctagaaaaaaattcgagaagatatgaaatttttcgtcgggaaaaaaaaatttcaaatcgttttaaaaaaattattgttagctaggggggtcgattacaataatttttggtcattagacataccctaaaaattctacccactttcgagaaaaaaattcaggaaagtggataaatttttcgacaaaattaaaaaatttcaaatcgttttggaaaaattattgttagctaggggggtcaattacaataatttttggttattacacttacccccaaaatcttgtgcattttcgagaaaaaaattcattttggtCGAAActtgaattattaataactttttaacaaagcctccatcaacaaattagtattcttaattttcgtcttattttggcctctagaatcccccaataaaataatattctggATAAAAAGAATCATATAGTCACAAAATCCAAAAATAAAATTGCAttaatataaaacatttaaaattaacctttttaaataaattcaaattaaatttgtCGTTAATTTTCCCCAAATAACAATCcaaattattcaatttaaatttcaaattaaatcaaagaaaaaaatgacaaaaaaaCTGGCACAAAATAACAGAAAATATGTTCAATTCGAGGTATTATTtaacattaaaaataatttgacaCTGTGTATATTATTCAGTGCACAACAGACACGAAACAGTATAAAAAAAATGGAGGTTTCTGGACCCAAATAACAATCCaaattataattcaattttcgaatgaaatcaaagaaaaaaatgacaaaaaataacagaaaatatGCTCAATTCGAGGTATTATTtaacattaaaaaaaatttgaaacactATAAAAAAAATGAAGGTTTCTGGACCCAAATAACAGTCCaaattataattcaattttcgaatgaaatcaaagaaaaaaataacagaaaatatGTTCAATTCGAGGTATTATTtaacattaaaaataatttgacaCTGTGTATATTATTCAGTGCACAACAGACACGAAACAGTACAAAGAAAATGAAGGTTTCTGCGCCATTGCAATGGCGTACGCTCTTCCAAGTGACTTAGAAAGCAACAATTTCtacattattaattattcaTGAAACACTATTAATTATTCATGAAACGCGAATAATTCCGTCGAATAATCTCTACTTACGTTTCTGGTTGTGTGGCTGCTGGGCGTGGACAATTACACAGGCTAAAGTGATCACCAGAAGGGCCAGGAGGTTCGCCATTTTGTGGAGTTTCGAGTTTCTCAATTTGTGACGAGGTCCGAAATGTTAGTTGATCCTGTTAAAACATAAATCAATCACAAAATCGTATTTTACTTAACGAAGAAGTCaattagaatttaatttttcactaTTGAACGATCAAGAATACTGAAACCACAAGCACAATCTAGCAGCTCAAATTGAATCACAAAGTATGAAACACTCGAACTCAAAAAAGCCTCCATTTTGAAACTGTATACACTCTTAAATAACTGAAAACAATCAGTAATCACCAAAAACAGTTAAATGTACCCAAAAGCAGAACCACACGTGAAGCTCCTGGGTagccaaacatggaaaaaacgacTCAGAAGAAAATCAAAAAGACATAATCAAACGAAAATACATTTGTCGAGTGGTCTACCACCTGGGGATGCGACGAGGAGAAAAAATATTCCCAAAAATCGTAGAGAAAAATGAGATCTGATGAGTCAAAAAGTGGTGTGAGAGGCTACCAGAGCAGTAGGCAGTTGAGCAGCGCTGAAACGCGACTAAACGTTGATATCTTGGGAGGAAAGTTACCAAAGATGGCTGAAGATAGTTCTGAGGGCTAGTGGGGCCCCTTTTTTCTCAAATAATCCTCAGAATTAGCGAGAAAACGTGACGTCAACAGAGGAGGGGGCCACTTGAGGTGCCAGAAATTTGATGATTGGAGTATTTGTAGAGGGTGGGAGTCTGGAAGGGCGCTTCTTCTGGGTAGGTTAGAGTGATTCAGAGTTGGGAACTATAGTGATCAATGGAAATAAAGTGGTGATGAGGGCCTCAGTGACTTACCGACGACTTGGCCAGAAGATACTTTCCGAGTCGACAACCGCACGAGAAATGCAGGCACAATGCCACGGAAGGCTCGAAGAGAGCATCGCCTAATGGGTATAGTGCGTGGAGAACGCGAATGGGGGACAGTGTCGTGGACCCAACGGACTGTAGCTCGCTGCACCGGACAGACCGCTTTCTATTTCACTTTTTAGCCCCCCTCCGCCCCTCTGCGTCGCGCTCGGAGCACCCGACCCGACTGGTTTGCTCGACGGGAGTATGCAGACATATATACGTGCCCAGGAGCGGCTAAACAATGGTTAACGACCAGCACCACGGACCTTTAACGAGCCCCTTTAATGCTTCTCCGATGTCACGAACGTCACTGATTTTTGgggatttttaaatgtacactaATGGTGATTGGGATTTTGGGATTTTGGGATTTTGGGAATTATTTTATGGAATATTTGGGATTTGGTGTTGGGTTGAATGGTGTTGTTTAAATTTTTGGTGGTGGTGAGAGCTTTGGAGGAACCCTGTTCTTGGGATTTGTCAACTACTGAATTGTTTATAGTTGAGGAATAGTCTGTATTTATGTTAGTCAACAAAATACTCGAGCTTCAACACATTGCTCTATTAAACACTATTATTTTagtattaaataatattgatAATTTTGAATGAATCCCATTCTTCGGTTTCATCAACTTCTAAATTGTTTATAGTTGAGAAACATTCTGTATTATTCAACAGAATTgtattaaaatgtatttatattatTCAACAGAATACACGAGCTTCAACATTACTCTATTAAACattattattacaatattaAATGATATTGATAATTTTGAAAGAACCCTGTTCTTCAGTTTCATCAACTTCTAAATTGTTTATAGTTGAGGAATACCCTGTATTTATATTAGTCAACAAAATACTCGAGCTTCAACATTActctattaaatattattatttttatattaaatgatATTGATAATTTTGAAAGAACCCCAATCTTCAGTTTCATCAACTTCTAAATTGTTTATAGTTGAGGAACATTCTGTATTTATATTAGTCAACAAAATAGTCGAGCTTCAACACATTGCTCTATTAAACACTATTATTTTagtattaaataatattgatAATTTTGAATGAATCCCATTCTTCGGTTTCATCAACTTCTAAATTGTTTATAGTTGAGAAACATTCTGTATTATTCAACAGAATTgtattaaaatgtatttatattatTCAACAGAATACACGAGCTTCAACATTACTCTATTAAACattattattacaatattaAATGATATTGATAATTTTGAAAGAACCCTGTTCTTCAGTTTCATCAACTTCTAAATTGTTTATAGTTGAGGAATACCCTGTATTTATATTAGTCAACAAAATACTCGAGCTTCAACATTActctattaaatattattatttttatattaaatgatATTGATAATTTTGAAAGAACCCCAATCTTCAGTTTCATCAACTTCTAAATTGTTTATAGTTGAGGAACATTCTGTATTTATATTAGTCAACAAAATACTCGAGCTTCAACACATTGCTCTATTAAACACTATTATTTTAGTATTAAATCATATTGATAATTTTGAATGAACCCCATTCTTCAATTTCGATTCATCAACCCCTAAATTATTTATAGTTGACGAACaccctatatttaaattattcaacAGAATAGTCGAGCTTCAACATTACTCTAAATA encodes:
- the LOC143348925 gene encoding uncharacterized protein LOC143348925, whose translation is MANLLALLVITLACVIVHAQQPHNQKPVFGQTFDEIVVSSDLNVRRKSKENRQGKRLTNIPSGTTGPPEKSTAIASRFVSSDGSRITLEKRQKKREITTLQNRYLDMGVARYLLKSRKR